A genome region from Nocardia sp. NBC_01730 includes the following:
- a CDS encoding acyl-CoA dehydrogenase family protein, with the protein MDSLLDFLLTEPAATAPLDDIAAAWMCHQVAANRFERPVDVAIAAGFGADRLGFAFLSGYQEALRALIPDLPDDELVAMCATEEGGGHPSAIRTTLTECGGAWLVNGTKSFATMGVLAQRLVVIASVGTASDGRNRLRATMVDAKETGVRVTDQPALPFAPEISHALVRLTDVPVRVLPGDGYLDYLKPFRTIEDIHVLAATLGWLLRVARASGWPQASRQRLLTAIAAVRGLDIDAPSSPGVHIALGGTFELFGEVLVELVPLWESVDPETRQRWARDRPLLATASRARDQRLAAAWRSVLPEADRPE; encoded by the coding sequence GTGGACTCTCTGCTCGACTTCCTGCTGACCGAGCCCGCGGCGACTGCTCCGCTCGACGATATCGCCGCGGCGTGGATGTGCCATCAGGTGGCGGCGAACCGGTTCGAGCGGCCGGTCGATGTCGCGATCGCGGCCGGATTCGGCGCCGACCGGCTCGGCTTTGCGTTCCTGTCCGGCTATCAGGAGGCGTTGCGTGCGCTGATCCCGGATCTGCCGGACGACGAGCTGGTCGCGATGTGCGCGACCGAGGAGGGCGGCGGCCATCCGTCGGCGATCCGCACGACGCTCACTGAGTGCGGCGGTGCGTGGCTGGTGAACGGTACGAAGTCGTTCGCGACCATGGGTGTGCTCGCTCAGCGACTGGTGGTGATCGCGAGCGTCGGCACGGCGTCCGATGGACGGAATCGACTGCGCGCCACCATGGTCGACGCGAAGGAAACGGGGGTGCGAGTGACGGATCAGCCCGCGCTTCCGTTCGCGCCGGAGATTTCGCACGCATTGGTGCGGCTGACCGATGTGCCGGTGCGGGTGCTGCCCGGCGACGGATACCTGGACTACCTGAAGCCGTTCCGCACGATCGAGGATATCCACGTGCTGGCCGCCACCCTCGGCTGGCTGCTGCGCGTGGCCCGTGCGTCGGGCTGGCCGCAGGCAAGTCGGCAGCGATTGCTGACCGCGATAGCCGCCGTGCGTGGGCTGGATATTGATGCGCCGAGTTCCCCGGGCGTACATATCGCGCTCGGCGGGACCTTCGAGTTGTTCGGCGAAGTGTTGGTCGAGCTGGTCCCACTGTGGGAGTCCGTGGACCCGGAGACACGGCAGCGGTGGGCGCGCGACCGCCCCTTGCTCGCGACGGCGAGCCGGGCGCGCGACCAGAGGTTGGCCGCGGCGTGGCGGTCCGTGTTGCCGGAAGCCGACCGGCCGGAATAG
- a CDS encoding TetR/AcrR family transcriptional regulator — protein MTKRSVTLSTSDIRREAVVDAAIAEFARSGFHGTPINTVAMRAGISPAYVFKLFPSKVELFVAALDHCYELVQQALATGATRAGDGDPEQILHEMGGAYAQLIVDKSLLMLQVHAQSAADIPEIAEAVRRGLRGVTEHAKARSGAEDDQVQRFMAYGQLCHLITTLELDGHDGGWAGILTAGIRHPKAPETPERK, from the coding sequence ATGACGAAGCGGAGTGTCACCCTCTCCACATCGGACATCCGGCGCGAAGCCGTTGTCGATGCGGCTATCGCCGAGTTCGCTCGGTCAGGGTTTCACGGGACGCCGATCAATACCGTGGCAATGCGGGCGGGGATCTCGCCGGCGTATGTGTTCAAACTGTTTCCGAGCAAGGTGGAGCTGTTCGTGGCCGCACTGGATCACTGCTACGAGCTGGTCCAGCAAGCCCTGGCCACGGGAGCCACGCGGGCGGGTGATGGCGACCCGGAGCAAATTCTCCACGAAATGGGCGGCGCTTATGCCCAGTTGATCGTCGACAAGAGTCTGCTGATGTTGCAAGTGCACGCCCAGTCGGCGGCCGACATCCCCGAGATCGCCGAGGCGGTGCGCCGGGGACTCCGGGGAGTGACCGAGCATGCCAAGGCCCGTTCGGGCGCCGAAGACGACCAGGTACAGCGGTTCATGGCCTATGGCCAACTGTGCCATCTGATCACCACCCTCGAGTTGGACGGGCACGACGGCGGGTGGGCAGGAATCCTCACCGCGGGCATCCGCCATCCGAAGGCCCCCGAGACGCCCGAAAGGAAGTGA
- a CDS encoding YoaK family protein, producing MPKPDEDRRKALFDAEARLSWVLAALAGLIGAAAFMHTAGYFVTFMTGNTERAVLGYFHDEPDLAVAATGLLVSFLSGVVVASWCRRRYWSGHPHGPTLLTTLCLAVGSAVDTILYQADTDRIDLVPIMFVAFGVGALNTSFVQNGEVSVPLSYVTGTLVKMGQGIERHVSGGDYADWLGYFLLYASFALGALLGGLLSMVVAGWAMLITATTVCLIVTGVTYLHLDRHGPLTR from the coding sequence GTGCCGAAGCCAGACGAAGATCGCCGAAAGGCACTATTCGACGCAGAAGCCAGGCTGTCCTGGGTGCTCGCCGCGCTCGCCGGTCTCATCGGTGCCGCAGCGTTCATGCACACCGCTGGCTATTTCGTCACGTTCATGACGGGCAATACCGAACGGGCCGTGCTCGGGTACTTCCACGATGAGCCCGACCTAGCGGTCGCGGCCACGGGACTTCTGGTGTCGTTCCTGTCCGGTGTCGTGGTCGCGTCATGGTGCCGCAGGCGCTACTGGTCCGGGCACCCGCACGGCCCCACCCTGCTGACCACATTGTGTCTGGCGGTCGGCTCGGCTGTCGACACCATCCTGTACCAGGCGGACACCGACCGGATCGACTTGGTGCCGATCATGTTCGTCGCGTTCGGTGTCGGAGCCCTCAACACCTCGTTCGTGCAGAACGGCGAGGTTTCGGTGCCGTTGAGCTACGTCACCGGCACGCTGGTCAAGATGGGCCAAGGCATCGAGCGCCACGTCAGCGGCGGTGACTACGCCGACTGGCTCGGATACTTCCTGCTCTACGCGAGCTTCGCGCTCGGCGCCCTGCTCGGCGGACTGCTGAGCATGGTGGTCGCGGGCTGGGCCATGCTGATCACCGCCACCACTGTCTGCCTGATCGTCACCGGCGTCACCTACTTGCACTTGGACCGGCACGGACCCCTTACGCGGTGA